The following is a genomic window from Apium graveolens cultivar Ventura unplaced genomic scaffold, ASM990537v1 ctg3373, whole genome shotgun sequence.
gggttgcttatattgaaaaaactcaagagaagcaacaagctcagattgatcaaattctgacaaatcaagcttctcagcaatcgcaacttactaaaatccagaccttagtggaactacttatctctcttttattacctgctgatgccaaaagggggagaaggtaattaagtccaaatgcaaaaccaacaagtcactgcaaggaaaggatgatggaaaagatgaccaaagaaactctggaatgggtagtggtcatagtcaaggtagaaggtttacatcaagacaagctagtcacagaacaagttctgatactgggaaaagaataagttctgctgctggtaaaaggataagttctgatgaacttctagatcttgatgaggaaatgtcaagacagttatttcttcaagaaaatccagggatggacttggaaagtttaaaggaagaagaagccagacttaaatcagagaaagtcacatctaaatctgaagcttctggtaaaaagttacttccaaaacctaaaggcattgtgatcaaagaaaggatacatactgaagaaactttggctagatcacaaccacagatagatccaagatccaagggtaaagaaaaggttggtgaacctatcaagccttatgtacctcctgaggaagaagaatTACTGAtagaaaagatgatcttgctctgacttcaagaaaagttcttaaaacaacctctgacatggctcaagtttttcagagtcaagaaattgtaagttctgatattcagaagaagcaagtaacctctgacagtgctcaagttaacttgatatcagaaataaatctaaaacactcctaccaggattcactaaagcaaaatagactcaatctttgaagactactccaagtggttttgaagcaagagtagttactggaaaggaagctagagataaaactggattgggaagtgctgatgaaagaagagtacacaacactaccgatgatccaacttccttgagtgaaccaggtattggagcaactcctgagagattgaatcaactagaatctgtacagatggtttaccatacctacttgaaagaatacatcatgttgtatttcatgacagatggtagggtttatcatataagacaaaatgccattcctttgaagtattttgaagaattggagcatgtacttttcttacttcaagtggatgacagaataacagagactgctgcaaactacttaaaggaacagattcagagacagaaaaggctttattctgttaagtctgacagcagatatgttccaaagtacagagatcacaatggggatattgttgatattaagcctaatactgcacagatcagaacatatcttggtattaaggggcttgaattcaatctagagtctaacaaagcttatgtcataagactagatcgggagttgagaagagcaaagattaatgatctcagagctacaatatttcaaactggtgaagatactgcagagcttaaagatgtcaaacggagaatgattgatgaactcagatatgctgagaaatgtttgttgaagaattatctcagaacaactcctgacatcagagagatcagaaaatgatgaagccaagtcaaagatctacaactacttaaattctgatgtgtatacagaccaaagttgttatcagaagttgaattggtaaaagctttaaggactgtaagttgtagttatcttgtctatttctcatgcatttgtacttaatgtttttgacatcatcaaatatctgttaaacttgtatattttgctaatttacaagttgggggagattgttagatatatttgataatgtcatggctaatatgttttatgtttagatttcagatcttatttgaacagaacaaatcagtacttatactggacgtcagaacttaagggatatcagtacttatgttatcaggagataagcatcaggagatagatatcggaacttaagtgctgaaggacgatcagataaggacattagctgattgaagttaagaagatcaagataaacataagaagagatatgcatgaagaaggaattccgtaaagaatggaatacttggaagaaaagatatctgattgatatatattaggaagcagaattatattccatatcaattagcgattatcttgtaactgtgtagtatataaacacagacacagggtttacactataagtgttatcattatcgagaatattattactgtaaccctagcagctctcgtgatattttgttcatcactgagagataacagttccagattgtaacagagtttattatttcaataaagtttgttttctgttacataagttcttgaagtttgatttgattgtaataaacactgtattcaccccctctacagtgaaagtgtgacctaacaatatatatagatattgacatccttatggttggatcattaataagttattttgaaaaaatcataacattaatatagGACAAAACAGTATTAAGAATaatggtcaaaatactagttgactgttaaaataacaaaccaaataaattattttatttctaaaattttattatatcactaatatatatataacttcacatacttatagttggatcattcataagttattttgaaaaaatcataaaattaatatgcgactaaacaatagtaagaagtactcgtcaaactactagttgactgttaaaataacaaaccaaataaatttatttttttctaaaacattttatatatatagatcttaacatccgtatggttggatcattaataagttattttgaaaaaaatcataacattaatatgggactaaacagtattaagaagtactggtcaaaatactagttgactgttaaaataacaaaccaaataaatttattttatttctaaaatttttattatatcactaatatatataaaacttcacatacttatagttggatcatacataagttattttgaaaaaatcataacattaatatgcgactaaacagtactaagaagtactcgtcaaactactagttgagtgttaaaataacaaatcaaataaatttatttttttctaaaaaatttatcatatcactaatatatatagatcttcacatctttatggttggattattcataagttattttgaaaaaatcataacattaatatgggactaaacagtattaagaagtacgggtcaaaatactagttgactgttaaaataacaaaccaaataaatttattttatttctaaaattttattatatcactaatatatatagaacttcacatacttatagttggatcattcataagttattttgaaaaaatcaaaacattaatatgcgactaaacagtattaagaagtacaggtcaaaatactagttgactgttaaaataacaaaccaaataaatttattttatttctaaaatttttattatatcactaatatatatagaacttcacatacttatagttggatcattcataagttattttgaaaaaatcataacattaatatgcgactaacAGTActaagtacccgtcaaactactagttgactgttaaaataacaaaccaaataaatttatttttttctaaaacatttatcatatcactaatatatatatagagattgaaatccttatggttggatcattaataagttattttgaaaaaatcataacattaatatgggacaaAATAGTATTAAGAAGTATGGTCAAAATACTATTTGACTGTTCAAATTAcaaacaaataaatttattttatttctaaaatttttattatatcactaatctatatagaacttcacatactcatagttggatcattcataagttattttgaaaaaatcataacattaatatgcgagtaaacagtactaagaagtacccgtcaaactactagttcactgttaaaataacaaaccaaataaatttatttttttctaaaaaatttatcatatcactaatatatatagatattcatatacttatggttggatcattcataagttattttgaaaaaatcataacattaatttgagactaaacagtattaagaagtactggtcaaaatactagttgactattaaaataacaaaccaaataaatttaatttatttctaaaatttttattatatcaataatatatatagaacttcacatacttgcagttggatcattcataagttattttgaaaaaatcataacattagtATGCGAATAAATAGTATtcagaagtactggtcaaaatactagttcactgttaaaataacaaaccaaataaatttattttatttcttaaatttttattatatcactaatatatatgtaacttcacatacttatagttggatcattcataagttattttgaaaatatCATAAAATTAATATGCGAATAACAATACTAAGAAGTACctgtcaaactactagttgactgttaaaataacaaaccaaataaatttatttttttctaaaacatttatcatatagctaatatatatagatcttaacatccttatggttggatcattaattagttattttgaaaaaatcataacattaatatgggactaaacagtattaagaagtactggtcaaaatactagttgactgttaaaataacaaaccaaattaatttattttatttctattatttttattatatcacgaatatatatagaacttcacatactcatagttggatcattcattagttattttgaaaaaaatcataacattaatatgtgactaaacagtattaagaagtactagtcaaaatactagttgactgttaaaataacaaaccaaataaatttattttttttataaattttttattatatcactaatatatatagaacttcacatacttatagttggatcattcataagttattttgaaaaaatcataacattaatatgcgactaacagtactaagaagtacccatcaaactactagttgactgttaaaataacaaaccaaataaatttattttatttctaaattttttattatatcactaatatatatagaacttcacatacttatagttggatcattcataagttattttgaaaaaatcataacattaatatacGACTAAatagtactaagaagtacccgtcaaactacaAGTTAACTGttaaataacaaaccaaataaatttatttttttctaaaaattttatcatataactaatatatatagatcttcacatccttatggttggatcattcataagttattttgaaaaaatcataacataatttgggactaaacaatattaagaagtactagtcaaaatactagttgactgttaaaataacaaaccaataaattcattttatttctaaaatttttattataacactaatatatatataacttcacATACTTGCAGCTGGATCATTCATAGGTTATTTTGAAataatcataacattaatatgcgattaaacagtattaagaagtactggtcaaaatactagttgactgttaaaataacaaaccaaataaatttattttatttctaaaaattttattatatcactaatatttatatataacttcacatacttatagttggatcattcataagttattttgaaaaaatcataaattaatatgcgactaaacaatactaagaagtacccgtcaaactactagttgactgttaaaataacaaaccaaataaatttattttttctaaaacatttatcatatcactaatatatatagatttgacatccttatggttggatcattaataagttattttgaaaaaatcataacattaatatgcgactaaacagtactaggaagtacccgtcaaactagtagttgactgttaaaataacaaaccaaataaatttattttatttctaaaatttttattatatcactaatatatatagaacttcacatagtcatagttggatcattcataagctattttgaaaaaatcataacattaatatgcgactaaacagtattaagaagtactggtcaaaatactagttgattgttaaaataacaaaccaaataaatttattttatttataatttttttattatatcactaatatatatagaacttcacatacttatagttggatcattcataagttattttgaaaaaaatcataacattaatatgcgatTAAACAGTTTTAAGAAGTACttgtcaaaatactagttgactgttaaaataacaaaccaaataaatttattttatttctaaacaATTTATCAtctcactaatatatatagatcttcacatccttatggttttattattcataagttattttgaaaaaatcataacattaatatgcgactaaacagtactaagaagtacacgtcaaactactagttgactgttaaaataacaaaccaaataaatttatttttttctaaaacatttatcatatcactaatatatatagatcttgacatccttatggttggatcattaataagttattttgaaaaaatcataacattaatatgggactaaacagtattaagaagtactagtcaaaatactagttgcctgttaaaataacaaaccaaataaatttattttatttctaaaaattttattatatcactaatatatatagaacttcacataatcatagttggatcattcataagttattttgaaaaaatcataacattaatatgcgactaaacaatattaagaagtactggtcaaaatactagttgactgttaaaataacaaaccaaataaatttattttatttataaaatttttattatatcactaatatatatagaacttcacatacttatagttggatcattcataagttattttgaaaaaatcataagAGTAATAtgtgttagtgtaggtgccctagaggcaatacattattcttttataatctttatgtcagttgatcattcaataaatatatttattatgaccttaattactgcgatattttgttagcataataaatgtccttagaatcaagatacaaattgtatagtttaagtacatgacttgaacttgagattatataatatatcatattcttaaaggtccctagtcgagtattattatataggacaataataatacatagatagactagtatgttgtttgacaagataaccacatctcattggttataagtatggggatactaaagtcaatacataggtacatgtgagagtacatggtactagacagacccacagtgagattcttcatgtttaataaagtcataagaaagactcacagtgataatggtgtaaagatcctttgacttgaaatcattatatttctatacgaggattaatatactttgactaaattaaaagttacttttggtcgggtgatgataaaagtggacatcgggtatatcatgagtcgtatgagaaatatgaatgatagataaaggatttaaccctcctataattaggagagatattattggcctcttgattgagtgagattataaaagtatggccatgctcaaataatgatttgtctcgataatctactcatggatcaagtaaacccggattaaatgttaaagaggatgactaaatacatacctcgagtttaatctataaaatgtatggttaaagggattatattacacgaaaaatattaatcacgaaaggttttatctaatcacgatttaattattgtttaattgggtaacaatgatgtattactagataccgccaattgtttataattttattagagaataaaattattgtcaattaaataatagcctatagggtcgcacaaatagagcacttaatggaatagttaatttaaattatagatttaaattaattgatgattatttgaattttattataattaagtaagacttaattgagataatataaatttgaattaaaaggaatgtttttgcccataataattaagtatgacttagttattaattaaataatagaaattcgtttttattatttaatccaatacctactagggttgggctttgctattatgggcctttttaatcagccattataaatagataatgataggttaaagaggcttgtacgtttttaagataaaaaccctagcagcaaagagaggcagaggcaattcggatcatcaagaaggagggtagtacatccattccgtagtcaagttcgtgagacgttcttgaaggtgctcgtgtggataccatagaggtgtttctccgagaggtagacacaaagcgtgatagctaggatctccgttgagttcgtgaaagttaagctcttgaaaggtatgattcgttatctccataatctgcccataattatacatggatcctattttgggtttcgaaatttttgttttatttacatttatccactgcgttttatgccttcggaacccaacaatatGCGACTAAATAGTACTAATAAGTACCTGTAACgacccgcacttccggactattaaattctaaatcgaaaactaaaaataaaatatattattactcgataattctaatagatcacgaaattcaaagcagcggtcaaactcaataatcaaaatcataaaaatagagacgcagctccacaaatccgataataattgtctaacagataattaaatttattctctaaaaacaaaatctttattctaattcaaatagcacaaacgaagcagcacagatctccacatagttctcattccttaatcttaatatgctccaaattccgaacctgaaatgttaaaaggggtgagctacacagctcagcaagtacaatttgactaacttttaaacagaaaaacaatgggtgttttgataaaacgatttttcttaaaacaataataattttgtaaaacattttctaaaataaatccaacccaaagttttatattttaaaattcagaatttaaaacagaacagagcaaaatttataacagtacagattttataacagatctgagcagaataaaacagaacgaaacgataattcttataaataccacagtcttgatctacggccacactttgccagtagccggcatctaattcttattcttattctttataccacactttgccagtggtcggcatctaaagttcaataattacgcgcccttaataggtatctaaagttgcacacttgtgcgcctactaagggtatctaaggctagttccggaactatagcgtaaattacgaacggttcgaaaacgtagagactgggttctaaaattcacaaatacttatatcttataatttcgaaatcaaagtttttatatcttatatgaaattaaaaacagaactgaaatatcttttcggaaatttaaaagtaagtcaaaaggtacttacctcaaagcctgaccagatctgaatttactctttttgaccctctaaacgatattttcttgaaaaacacgaaacacgaaagctgaagataacgaaaagacctttctgaaaagtccagaatcactgaattctgacttacgatgaattttctacgaattttacaagacagctgatttttgctgagaaagtcctacgaattttaatgataaaaacaaggaatacgaatatggtgtatttataacgatacaaaaccctatatctcaactaagaaataataatatttcctcctaaagatttacaacctctccaagtaaattccataaataaaatatttgatacacacaattacctaaactaaaaaaatttcgattttctaaattattcttacacttatttccacaaataacaaatcttttcacaaatcaactaccttgcacaaaatgttttcagaatattctaattttaaaatatttatctagacaaattaatatctaatttctaataaataaattaaaaataaaattacgaattttacattcttccctccttaaaagaatttggtccccaaattcacataacataaataaattaaataagtcACTAAAGAAAAGAAATCATACCTTAATTGCGATAGTTGTCATTTCCTGTCAGCTGAAACACACGTCCTTTGCCCATCTTGTTATCTGCTTCCTTCCTTGGTGGCGGTGGCGGATTGTGCGGACAATTCGAAATCTTATGTCCTACTTCTCCGCAATGAAAACAAGCACCTGTATTCCAACGACAGACTTTGTCCGGATGATTCTTGCCGCATCTGGTACACGTCTCTCGATCACCTTGACCCCCGATGTTATCGTACACGTGTGGCTTCTTGAGTGGTCCCCCTTGAAAAGATTGCCCACTAGTTTGAGTGAACCGCCTCTTATTCCAACTGCCAGACGCCTTTTCAGATTCTGCCAAGCCCCTTTCGATCACTAACGCCTTGTTGAGGACAGCCTCGTACGTCTGAAGTTCAAACGACGCCACTGAATTCCTGATGTCACTTCGAAGTCCCTCCTCTAATCTTCGTGCTCGACTGCTCTCATCTGCTACTAGGGTCGACGCGTACTTCGCAAGCTTTGCAAATTCTGCTTCGTATTCAATGACGGTTCTTCCACCTTGTTGAAGTCGAATGAAGTCCCTCTCTTTCTGCAGACGAACTGTTCTCGGAAAGTACTTGTCCTCTAAAGCCTTCTTGAACTTTGCCCAAGTGTACGGTTCATGATTTTCTTCAAGATTTGTCGTCTCATTCTTCCTCTTTTCCATAAGCCACCAGTCGTAAGCGCTTCCTTGCAATTGGTACACAGCTAAGGTCACCTTCTGTTCCTCATTGCTCCCCAGAAGTCCgaaagctttttccatctcttgGATCCACATCTCAACGATAGCCGGGTCTGTAGCTCCATCAAAAGTTGGCGGGTTCAA
Proteins encoded in this region:
- the LOC141701123 gene encoding uncharacterized protein LOC141701123 codes for the protein MDGENQNNNENQGNNDEGGNVFDQLAETLAVLVNQQPKPNIVSQFKRLNPPTFDGATDPAIVEMWIQEMEKAFGLLGSNEEQKVTLAVYQLQGSAYDWWLMEKRKNETTNLEENHEPYTWAKFKKALEDKYFPRTVRLQKERDFIRLQQGGRTVIEYEAEFAKLAKYASTLVADESSRARRLEEGLRSDIRNSVASFELQTYEAVLNKALVIERGLAESEKASGSWNKRRFTQTSGQSFQGGPLKKPHVYDNIGGQGDRETCTRCGKNHPDKVCRWNTGACFHCGEVGHKISNCPHNPPPPPRKEADNKMGKGRVFQLTGNDNYRN